In Triticum aestivum cultivar Chinese Spring chromosome 5B, IWGSC CS RefSeq v2.1, whole genome shotgun sequence, the following proteins share a genomic window:
- the LOC123114874 gene encoding uncharacterized protein translates to MSESVNLNVYYGAGNVRYNELGVDLSEFKNGVMTLADPDRLDIRQLKYWLTTSFGLDPEVCSVSIHALWTKSCKNVKWELMPVDRSQHWLSLLRRCRDRRIHPYALVQPVPKKENTVQLHRGYEPGQGSEVANEIVLSGSQPQDVDASQPEKESDYVPHNVCGPDTGQSSQSIILAVSGFADGDEEGDEMQRVMEEEDEDGLVEELDSENSEDEVEVPIPSAWEQDISTGLTVNDGHETPWQYNLNQVQIGAMFDTKKKLKYAVIKWAMSTQRVFKTHISSPTNYTVKCVVTGCPGKVHGHVPKYDIHWVVTIVVPHNCVRTNLLVKHPNLTSSLIAQLMYTEIVEKKDMEAKHIQTAVKVRWNYVIAYGKAWRAKQKAMEERFGTFFDSYDNVVRLLGILKERNPGTYVNVQHMRLLSIPDFKVLKRVFFSFAMCIEAFRHCPPVMFVDGTFLTGQYRGQILTAIGVDGNNQIIPLAMAFVEGENFLSWVWFFRQVKIAIVKDRPNVCVIHDRHAGILKAVKTLRNPADDEPTPWRDLQSRWCMRHLGANFFSQFKNKRLMNLFKKLCKQSQQRKYEFIWSKLDEFTKKQVRARKKMEEDQVKLAALIAELEEPVGLCDLPAIDPPNTKRKKGRIQLDAISFVSPYYLKEAVLNTWTGEMIGFRVVGNFNKVKLGWTSTLGTAG, encoded by the exons ATGTCTGAATCAGTAAATCTGAATGTTTACTACGGCGCTGGTAATgttcgatataatgagttgggGGTTGATCTTAGCGAGTTTAAAAATGGCGTTATGACACTAGCTGACCCGGACAGACTGGACATTAGACAGTTGAAGTACTGGTTGACAACTAGTTTCGGTCTGGATCCTGAAGTATGTTCCGTCagtattcatgcattgtggaccaaatcttgtaaaaatgtcaagtgggagttgatgccgGTAGATAGGAGCCAGCATTGGTTGTCCCTGTTAAGACGCTGCCGAGACCGAAGAATCCACCCATATGCACTTGTGCAACCTGTGCCGAAGAAGGAGAATACCGTACAACTCCACAGGGGGTATGAACCCGGCCAAGGCAGTGAAGTGGCTAACGAGATTGTTTTATCCGGGTCACAGCCACAAGATGTGGATGCTAGCCAACCGGAGAAAGAGTCAGACTACGTGCCACACAATGTTTGTGGTCCTGATACTGGGCAGAGTAGCCAGTCGATAATATTAGCTGTTTCTGGTTTTgctgatggggatgaggaaggggatgaaatgcagagggtgatggaggaagaggacgaggatggattggtggaggaactggattctgaaaattctgaggatgaagttgaggtaccgattccttctgcatgggagcaggacatatccaccggccttacggtgaacgatggccatgagactccatggcagtataatctgaaccaagtacaaataggggctatgtttgatacaaagaaaaaattgaagtaTGCGGTGATAAAGTGGGCTATGTCTACGCAGAGGGTTTTCAAGACACACATATCAAGTCCAACAAACTATACCGTGAAATGTGTTGTAACAGGTTGTCCTGGGAAGGTGCACGGTCACGTGCCGAAGTATGACATCCACTGGGTTGTCACCATTGTCGTCCCACATAATTGTGTGAGGACGAACCTGCTGGTGAAGCATCCGAACCTGACTTCAAGTCTCATTGCGCAACTCATGTATACTgagatagtagagaagaaagatatggaagcaaaacacatccagacagcagtgaaggtcagatggaattatgtcattgcttatgggaaggcttggagggctaagcagaaggctatggaggaaaggtttgggacgttcttcgactcatatgataatgttgtccgtctcctgggcatactgaaggagaggaatccgggcacttatgtgaacgtacaacacatgaggttgctgagtataccagatttcaaggtgttgaaacgagTGTTCTTCTCATTTGCTATGTGCATCGAAGCTTTCCGGCATTGTCCTCCTGTTATGTTTGTGGATGGTACATTCCTGACCGGTCAGTATAGAGGGCAAATCCTGACTGCTATTGGTGTGGACGGGAACAATCAAATCATCCCACTTGCCATGgcatttgtggagggtgagaactttCTCAGCTGGGTTTGGTTCTTCCGCCAAGTGAAAATTGCCATCGTGAAGGACCGACCAAACGTGTGTGTCATTCATGACAGACATGCTGGTATATTGAAGGCCGTGAAGACACTTCGGAATCCAGCAGATGACGAACCAACACCTTGGAGGGACTTGCAGAGccggtggtgcatgcgccatcttgggGCTAATTTTTTCTCACAGTTCAAGAACAAGCGGTTGATGAACTTGTTCAAAAAATTATGCAAGCAGAGCCAGCAGCGGAAATACGAATTTATTTGGTCAAAACTAGATGAGTTTACTAAGAAGCAGGTCCGTGCAAGGAAGAAAATGGAAGAAGATCAGGTTAAATTAGCAGCACTCATCGCGGAGCTAGAGGAGCCAGTTGGTCTTTGTGACTTGCCAGCAATTGACCCTCCTAATACTAAGAGAAAGAAGGGAAGG ATTCAGTTGGATGCTATATCCTTCGTGTCCCCATACTATTTAAAAGAGGCAGTGCTCAACACCTGGACAGGCGAGATGATAGGGTTTAGAGTCGTCGGCAATTTCAACAAG GTTAAGTTGGGCTGGACTTCTACCCTTGGCACGGCTGGTTGA